A stretch of Caenibius tardaugens NBRC 16725 DNA encodes these proteins:
- a CDS encoding alpha/beta fold hydrolase: MSQRSRLHYVDWGNPDAPLLILMHGNKDHCRSWDWVAERLCRDWHVVAPDLRGHGDSDWSAEGRYDFSSNVYDLAQLVFELGGQQAVIMAHSMGSHIALRYAGIFPHNVAKLIAVEAVGAPREMEAEFKKLSPAMRYHNWIAARRNAVSKPPRIYASVEDAQRRMQSENSWLTDNQARHLTIHGIRRTEDGGYCWKFDNCLGLWPAVDHTSEEVFAFWRNIICPTLLVYGTASWQTDMASQLEDHISDVCRIDIEGAGHWPQHDNFDRFMQEVEGFLRTGPV, from the coding sequence ATGTCGCAGCGTTCGCGGCTGCACTATGTCGATTGGGGCAATCCCGATGCGCCGCTGCTGATCCTGATGCACGGGAACAAGGATCATTGCCGAAGCTGGGACTGGGTTGCGGAACGCCTTTGCCGCGATTGGCATGTCGTTGCGCCTGACCTGCGAGGACACGGCGATAGCGACTGGTCGGCGGAAGGCCGTTACGATTTTTCCAGCAACGTTTACGATCTGGCGCAGTTGGTGTTCGAACTGGGCGGGCAGCAGGCCGTGATCATGGCCCATTCGATGGGATCGCATATCGCCTTGCGATACGCGGGCATCTTTCCCCACAATGTCGCGAAGCTCATCGCAGTGGAGGCTGTTGGGGCACCTCGGGAAATGGAAGCCGAATTCAAGAAGCTATCCCCGGCGATGCGCTATCACAACTGGATCGCAGCGCGCCGCAATGCTGTCAGCAAGCCGCCCCGGATTTATGCTTCTGTTGAGGACGCCCAGCGCAGGATGCAGTCTGAAAATAGCTGGCTGACCGATAATCAGGCCCGGCATCTGACCATCCATGGCATTCGGCGCACTGAAGATGGCGGGTATTGCTGGAAATTCGATAATTGTCTCGGGCTCTGGCCAGCCGTCGATCATACATCGGAGGAAGTGTTCGCGTTCTGGCGTAATATCATCTGCCCGACCCTGCTGGTCTATGGCACGGCCAGTTGGCAGACCGATATGGCCAGCCAACTGGAAGATCATATTTCCGATGTGTGCCGGATCGATATCGAAGGGGCGGGGCATTGGCCCCAACACGACAATTTCGACCGTTTTATGCAGGAAGTGGAAGGGTTTCTGCGGACGGGACCGGTCTAA
- the ccoN gene encoding cytochrome-c oxidase, cbb3-type subunit I produces MERIVTRAGIWFAVILLATMAAAAARDTGFAVHMFIIAIAALVGLWMAISKPDYEAIARGILRMPTDESRYDDDPVRWGVIATVFWGIAGLTAGLVIALQLAFPLLNLEPYLNFGRLRPLHTSAVIFAFGGNILIATSFYVVQRTCRARLAFPSLARFVFWGYQLFIVLAATGYLLGITQSKEYAEPEWYVDLWLTIVWVAYAAVFIGTIIKRSEPHIYVANWFYLAFILTIAMLHIVNNLSVPVSLVGAKSYSLFSGVQDALTQWWYGHNAVGFFLTAGFLAMMYYFVPKQAERPIYSYRLSIIHFWALIFLYIWAGPHHLHYTALPDWAQTLGMVFSIMLWMPSWGGMINGLMTLNGAWDKIRTDPIMRMLVMSIAFYGMSTFEGPMMSIKSVNSLSHYTDWTIGHVHSGALGWNGLISFAAVYFLVPRLWGRERLYSLRMVNWHLWLATIGIVFYAASMWVAGITQGLMWREYGADGYLVNSFVESVAALHPMYLLRAFGGLLYLSGAVLMVVNVWATILGKLRDEAPMQTPAYDPAADQPLVAAQSN; encoded by the coding sequence ATGGAACGGATTGTTACGCGTGCCGGTATCTGGTTCGCGGTCATTCTGCTTGCCACCATGGCAGCGGCTGCCGCACGTGATACCGGTTTCGCGGTTCACATGTTCATCATCGCTATCGCAGCTCTGGTCGGGCTATGGATGGCAATCAGCAAGCCCGATTACGAGGCGATCGCGCGGGGTATCCTGCGCATGCCGACGGACGAATCCCGTTATGACGACGATCCGGTCCGCTGGGGGGTAATCGCAACCGTTTTCTGGGGCATTGCCGGTTTGACGGCAGGGCTCGTGATTGCGCTGCAGCTGGCATTTCCGCTGCTCAATCTCGAACCCTATCTCAACTTCGGGCGGCTGCGCCCGCTGCATACCTCGGCCGTGATCTTTGCCTTCGGCGGCAATATTCTGATCGCAACGTCGTTCTATGTCGTCCAGCGCACCTGCCGCGCCCGTCTGGCTTTCCCTTCGCTGGCCCGTTTTGTGTTCTGGGGTTACCAGCTGTTTATCGTGCTGGCCGCCACCGGCTATCTTCTGGGGATCACCCAGTCGAAGGAATATGCCGAACCCGAATGGTACGTCGATCTCTGGCTGACAATTGTCTGGGTTGCCTATGCCGCGGTCTTCATCGGCACGATCATCAAGCGTTCGGAACCCCACATCTATGTGGCCAACTGGTTCTATCTCGCCTTCATCCTGACGATCGCGATGTTGCATATCGTCAACAACCTGAGCGTTCCCGTCAGCCTTGTCGGCGCCAAGAGCTACAGCCTGTTCTCGGGCGTGCAGGACGCGCTGACGCAATGGTGGTACGGGCACAACGCAGTGGGCTTCTTCCTCACTGCTGGCTTTCTGGCCATGATGTATTACTTCGTGCCCAAACAGGCCGAACGGCCGATCTACAGTTATCGCCTGTCGATCATCCACTTCTGGGCGCTGATCTTCCTCTACATCTGGGCTGGCCCACATCACCTGCATTACACTGCCCTGCCCGACTGGGCGCAAACCCTGGGTATGGTGTTCTCGATCATGCTCTGGATGCCAAGCTGGGGCGGCATGATCAACGGCCTGATGACGCTGAACGGCGCCTGGGACAAGATCCGCACCGATCCGATCATGCGCATGCTGGTCATGTCGATTGCCTTCTACGGCATGAGCACGTTCGAAGGCCCGATGATGTCGATCAAGAGCGTCAATTCGTTGTCGCACTATACCGACTGGACCATCGGCCACGTGCACTCGGGTGCATTGGGCTGGAACGGCCTGATCTCGTTCGCTGCGGTCTATTTCCTCGTACCGCGTCTGTGGGGTCGCGAACGGCTGTACAGCCTGCGCATGGTCAACTGGCACCTGTGGCTGGCAACAATCGGCATCGTGTTCTACGCCGCCTCGATGTGGGTGGCAGGGATCACCCAGGGCCTGATGTGGCGCGAGTATGGCGCTGACGGCTACCTCGTGAACAGCTTCGTCGAATCCGTTGCAGCCCTGCACCCGATGTATCTGCTGCGCGCCTTTGGCGGCCTGCTGTACCTCTCTGGCGCAGTCCTCATGGTCGTGAACGTCTGGGCCACCATCCTGGGCAAATTGCGCGACGAAGCGCCGATGCAAACGCCCGCCTACGATCCGGCAGCCGATCAGCCGCTGGTCGCCGCCCAGAGCAATTGA
- a CDS encoding class I adenylate-forming enzyme family protein: MGDVVDRLRDNLASRHDQRGIEYQGKWVTWGDVARYGEALVAAIDATGCPPDARIGVIIRNRVAHAAAVVGLLAQRRSISFVYPFLPADALADAIGSLHAGAIVADVEDWPNFRDAVAQTGSAGIQLNAFDIAPAAVAGLETCKADCEIGKGEGGIEVLSSGTTGPPKRIAMPLHLLERAVSSAPGGESGKIPDVQINIWPLGGVGGVCLLTASAVNGTPLVLFDRFSVNELIESIRRHRPPTLGLNPTAISMLLDAHASPEDMTSVKSVSGGSAYLDPDLQERFELRYGIPILWGMGATEFCGTIVRWTPDMRAQMGNSKRGSAGLPMPGVDIRAVDPETGETLPPGTEGLMEVHCPAVRPDWVRTTDLVMIDEDGYIFHRGRYDGAIVRGGFKILPERVIDVLRSHPSVADASVIGIPDPRLGEVPVAAVELLHSAPAVSAQTLLDHLRTKLPPTHVPAELRIVDALPRTPSLKVALNDVKRLFAEQVD; the protein is encoded by the coding sequence CCCGCTATGGTGAAGCACTGGTCGCGGCCATCGACGCCACGGGCTGCCCGCCGGATGCGCGTATTGGCGTTATCATCCGCAACCGGGTTGCCCACGCGGCCGCCGTGGTGGGTCTGCTTGCCCAACGCCGTTCGATTAGCTTCGTTTACCCCTTCCTGCCAGCGGATGCGCTGGCAGATGCAATCGGATCGCTGCACGCGGGGGCCATTGTCGCCGACGTGGAAGATTGGCCCAATTTTCGCGACGCCGTGGCCCAAACTGGCAGCGCAGGAATTCAGCTTAACGCCTTCGACATCGCCCCTGCAGCCGTTGCCGGGCTCGAAACCTGCAAGGCTGATTGCGAGATCGGCAAGGGAGAAGGCGGTATCGAAGTTCTCTCCAGCGGCACGACGGGCCCGCCAAAGCGCATCGCCATGCCGCTTCATTTGCTGGAACGTGCCGTATCCAGCGCACCGGGCGGTGAATCCGGCAAGATTCCCGACGTACAGATCAACATCTGGCCCCTGGGCGGCGTGGGTGGCGTTTGCCTGCTGACGGCAAGCGCCGTCAACGGCACCCCGCTTGTCCTGTTCGATCGGTTTTCGGTCAACGAACTGATCGAGTCGATCCGCCGCCATCGCCCGCCTACGCTGGGGCTTAACCCCACGGCGATCAGCATGTTGCTCGACGCGCATGCATCGCCAGAAGACATGACCAGCGTGAAAAGCGTATCGGGCGGCTCTGCCTATCTCGATCCCGACCTGCAGGAACGGTTCGAACTACGCTATGGCATTCCCATTCTATGGGGTATGGGCGCGACCGAATTTTGCGGAACGATTGTCCGCTGGACGCCCGATATGCGGGCGCAAATGGGCAATTCCAAGCGCGGAAGTGCGGGCTTACCCATGCCCGGTGTGGACATCAGAGCGGTCGATCCGGAAACAGGTGAAACCTTGCCTCCGGGTACCGAAGGGCTGATGGAAGTTCATTGTCCGGCAGTGCGGCCCGACTGGGTACGCACGACCGATCTCGTGATGATCGACGAGGATGGATATATCTTCCACCGGGGGCGTTACGATGGCGCGATTGTGCGCGGAGGCTTCAAGATTCTGCCCGAACGCGTGATCGACGTCCTGCGCAGCCACCCCTCCGTCGCGGATGCCTCCGTCATCGGAATTCCTGATCCCCGTCTTGGCGAAGTTCCGGTAGCCGCAGTCGAATTGCTCCACAGCGCGCCGGCAGTCAGCGCGCAGACCCTGCTCGATCATCTGCGCACAAAATTGCCGCCAACCCACGTGCCCGCGGAATTGCGCATTGTCGATGCCTTGCCGCGCACGCCTTCGCTCAAGGTCGCCCTTAACGATGTGAAGCGCCTGTTCGCCGAGCAGGTCGACTGA
- a CDS encoding OmpW/AlkL family protein: MRKLAATAVLAAAVAFTAPAHAANPDGKIQIKVLGSAVLPDGKLDKVKFATPGIAAALPVDAATKANDNFVPTVAIEYFVTPSVSLETICCVTQHDVDGKKGLAGAELISNAKIIPATLTLKYHFNTGGIKPYVGAGPTLFIFVDEKSGATARALGAERNKLQDSLGLALQAGVDIPLNNKGMSLSLDAKRYFLKVDSKWYDTTGAKVLETRNKLDPWVLSAGLAWRF; this comes from the coding sequence ATGCGTAAACTGGCCGCCACTGCAGTACTTGCCGCTGCCGTCGCCTTCACCGCCCCGGCCCATGCCGCCAACCCCGATGGGAAAATCCAGATCAAGGTGCTGGGATCGGCTGTTCTGCCGGACGGCAAACTCGACAAGGTGAAGTTTGCTACACCGGGTATCGCCGCCGCGCTGCCCGTTGATGCGGCCACCAAGGCGAACGACAATTTCGTGCCTACGGTTGCAATCGAATATTTTGTAACGCCCAGTGTTTCGTTGGAAACGATCTGCTGTGTCACGCAGCATGACGTGGATGGCAAGAAAGGCCTTGCGGGCGCTGAACTGATTTCCAATGCGAAGATTATTCCGGCGACACTGACTCTCAAATACCATTTCAATACTGGCGGAATTAAACCTTACGTGGGTGCCGGGCCGACGCTGTTTATCTTTGTTGACGAAAAATCCGGTGCAACGGCGCGCGCACTCGGTGCGGAGCGTAACAAGTTGCAGGATTCTCTCGGTCTGGCGCTTCAGGCCGGTGTTGATATTCCCCTTAATAACAAGGGAATGTCGCTCAGTCTGGATGCCAAGCGTTACTTCCTGAAAGTGGACTCCAAATGGTACGATACCACTGGCGCGAAAGTTCTGGAAACCCGGAACAAGCTTGATCCGTGGGTGCTCAGCGCAGGCCTCGCCTGGCGTTTCTGA
- a CDS encoding SDR family NAD(P)-dependent oxidoreductase, whose amino-acid sequence MSLFGLDGKKALIVGGGRGMGEATALHLAQAGCDIAVLDNQQDRAELVAGEVEKLGRRAIPIVADILDEESVRRAVTEAEAKLGGLDILVTIVGQALFKPLIDVTLDEWDSEQARNLRYFFVTARAVAQSMIARDVQGSIVCISSIDGVVGAPMHAAYGAAKAGLVHLVKSMAAEWGRNGIRVNSVAPGVITTPRLPETPQSLAMVEQSVIPLGRPGTTNEIAGAALFLASGLSSYVTGHTIMVDGGWMASNIFDPRIFEVKKSL is encoded by the coding sequence ATGTCACTTTTCGGACTGGACGGAAAAAAGGCCCTGATCGTTGGCGGCGGCCGCGGAATGGGCGAGGCGACTGCGCTCCATCTGGCGCAGGCGGGCTGCGACATTGCCGTATTGGACAATCAGCAGGATCGCGCCGAACTGGTTGCGGGCGAGGTCGAAAAGCTCGGCCGGCGGGCCATTCCCATAGTCGCGGATATTCTGGACGAAGAATCGGTACGGCGTGCCGTGACGGAAGCGGAAGCGAAACTCGGCGGCCTTGATATTCTCGTCACCATTGTTGGGCAGGCTCTGTTCAAGCCCCTGATCGATGTCACGCTGGACGAATGGGATTCCGAGCAGGCACGCAATTTGCGCTATTTCTTCGTCACGGCCCGCGCCGTGGCGCAATCGATGATCGCACGGGATGTGCAAGGCTCGATCGTTTGCATCAGTTCCATCGATGGCGTCGTGGGCGCGCCCATGCATGCCGCCTATGGCGCCGCCAAAGCTGGCCTTGTGCATCTGGTCAAAAGCATGGCCGCCGAATGGGGCCGCAATGGCATCCGCGTCAATTCGGTTGCCCCCGGTGTTATCACCACGCCGCGTCTGCCTGAAACACCGCAATCGCTCGCCATGGTGGAACAGAGCGTGATCCCGCTCGGCCGCCCTGGCACGACCAATGAAATTGCCGGTGCAGCGCTGTTTCTTGCATCTGGTCTGTCCAGCTATGTCACCGGCCATACGATCATGGTCGACGGCGGGTGGATGGCTTCGAACATCTTTGACCCACGTATTTTCGAAGTGAAAAAGTCGCTTTAG
- a CDS encoding SMP-30/gluconolactonase/LRE family protein — translation MVDVSICVNCANTLGEGPLWDVTEQRLYWIDSMAPQIWRCAVDGSDVRTWELPSMIGSMALREKGGAVLALANGFHFFDFESGALELIAHPDEGTRHVRLNDGKVDSRGRFLAGTLDMDSIESEKPIARRGVLYRLDTDLSVHPLEQNISVTNGPCWSLDNRTFYLTESSDDIIYAYDWDEDSGTLANRREFVRAAPQSIPDGATVDAEGFMWSTANGAFTGYGELRRYAPDGSLDRVVPMPSHKPTSVMFGGPDLDIAFVTTMRIPGTAEETPYDGTLLAVRGLGVRGVPERRFAG, via the coding sequence ATGGTCGATGTCAGCATTTGTGTGAATTGTGCGAACACATTGGGGGAAGGGCCCCTGTGGGATGTCACGGAACAGCGCTTGTACTGGATCGACAGCATGGCGCCGCAGATCTGGCGCTGCGCGGTGGATGGTTCCGATGTGCGGACATGGGAATTGCCATCGATGATCGGTTCCATGGCTCTGCGGGAAAAGGGCGGCGCAGTTCTGGCGTTGGCGAATGGCTTTCATTTCTTTGATTTTGAAAGTGGCGCACTGGAATTGATTGCCCATCCTGACGAGGGAACACGGCATGTCCGGTTGAACGACGGCAAAGTCGACAGCCGCGGGCGCTTCCTCGCCGGGACGCTGGACATGGACAGTATCGAGTCCGAGAAACCGATTGCCCGCAGGGGCGTGCTGTATCGCCTCGACACGGATCTCAGTGTGCATCCTTTGGAGCAGAATATCTCGGTCACCAACGGGCCATGCTGGAGCCTGGACAACCGCACGTTTTATCTGACTGAATCGAGCGATGATATCATTTACGCCTACGACTGGGATGAGGATTCCGGCACTCTGGCTAACAGGCGTGAATTTGTGCGCGCGGCACCGCAGTCTATCCCCGATGGGGCAACGGTCGACGCTGAAGGGTTCATGTGGAGTACGGCCAACGGCGCCTTTACAGGGTACGGAGAATTGCGGCGTTATGCTCCTGATGGCTCACTTGACCGGGTTGTTCCGATGCCGTCTCACAAACCCACCAGCGTGATGTTTGGCGGCCCCGATCTCGATATTGCCTTCGTCACGACGATGCGGATTCCCGGAACCGCCGAAGAAACCCCTTATGATGGCACACTCCTCGCGGTTCGGGGGCTCGGCGTGCGAGGGGTGCCTGAACGGCGGTTCGCCGGATAA